The Candidatus Binatia bacterium genome has a window encoding:
- a CDS encoding glycosyl transferase has product MKPRKLIIQIPCLDEEDHLAATLRSLPRSIPGIDVVEVLVIDDGSRDRTAEVARQEGADYVLRFPNNRGLARAFRAGLDACLRLGADIIVNTDGDHQYDGADIPALIRPILEGKADMVVGDRDPASVQHFSRGKRLLQYYGSWVVRTLSGTTIPDTTSGFRAFSREAALRLNVLSDFTYTIETIIQAGKKRLPVTHVPVRTFPTRESKLFHSVWEYVKRSAATIVRIYALYEPLKVFSYLGGLLILAGLVPGARFLYFYFTGTGGGHIQSLLLTVLLIIIGFQIVLIGLLADLIAGNRNLIEDVLFRLRCLELGERFPHWEKVDSKPAENEQRASGGRG; this is encoded by the coding sequence ATGAAACCCAGGAAACTCATCATACAGATTCCGTGCTTGGATGAAGAAGACCATTTGGCGGCCACGCTGAGATCTCTACCACGTTCGATCCCGGGCATCGATGTGGTGGAGGTTTTAGTGATCGATGATGGCTCTCGCGATCGCACGGCTGAGGTGGCGCGACAAGAAGGTGCGGACTACGTCTTGCGCTTCCCGAACAATCGCGGGCTCGCGCGAGCGTTTCGCGCCGGATTGGACGCCTGCTTGCGCTTGGGGGCGGACATCATCGTCAACACGGATGGTGACCACCAGTACGACGGTGCCGACATTCCCGCATTGATCCGCCCCATCTTGGAAGGAAAAGCAGACATGGTCGTGGGCGACCGCGATCCGGCTTCGGTGCAGCACTTTTCGAGGGGCAAGCGCCTCCTCCAGTATTACGGAAGCTGGGTCGTGCGCACGCTGTCGGGCACCACCATTCCAGACACCACTAGCGGCTTCCGCGCGTTCAGTCGGGAGGCCGCCTTGCGACTGAATGTGTTGTCGGACTTTACCTATACCATCGAGACGATCATCCAGGCGGGAAAAAAGCGCCTCCCTGTTACCCACGTTCCGGTTCGAACGTTTCCGACCCGGGAATCCAAGCTGTTTCATTCGGTCTGGGAATACGTCAAACGATCTGCCGCCACGATTGTGCGGATTTACGCCCTGTACGAGCCGCTCAAGGTGTTTTCGTACCTAGGGGGGCTCCTCATTCTAGCGGGACTCGTTCCCGGCGCCCGGTTTCTATACTTTTACTTTACCGGCACGGGCGGCGGACATATCCAGTCATTACTCTTGACCGTCTTACTGATCATCATCGGGTTCCAGATCGTGTTGATTGGTTTGCTGGCCGACCTAATCGCCGGCAATCGCAATCTCATCGAAGACGTGTTGTTCCGCTTGCGCTGCCTCGAATTGGGAGAGCGCTTTCCACATTGGGAGAAAGTCGATTCCAAACCCGCGGAAAATGAGCAACGTGCGAGTGGAGGGCGGGGGTGA
- a CDS encoding glycosyl transferase, whose product MSTAICLVTWNGGTMAAAALQSAARQDLRDLFLVVVDNASSDADREILRSRVEGDHRVAFLWNEHNVGFARAANQALETAFSRGADWAVLLTQDTLLPPDACRRLVEVARTIPHLAVAGPAVADQMTGKLLSVGERTEPWLFALPRSLVRYRRVRLPYRDVEGVVGCCMLLSRAAWTHVRGFREDLFAYYEEVDLCLRARRAGYRVVLIPSVQVSHAGWRGFGGGLTPLSARLKARNLILLARAHVRGWQWAIVGPSVAALFTASALWYCGRGRRAVVWSLVQGVLDGLRGASGPICGRVLDRSRCALP is encoded by the coding sequence ATGTCCACCGCGATTTGCTTGGTTACATGGAACGGCGGCACCATGGCAGCAGCGGCCCTCCAAAGTGCCGCGCGACAAGATCTGCGGGACCTGTTTTTGGTCGTGGTGGACAATGCCTCTTCCGACGCGGATCGTGAAATCCTGCGATCTCGGGTGGAGGGAGACCACCGTGTCGCGTTCCTGTGGAATGAGCACAACGTTGGCTTTGCGAGAGCTGCCAATCAGGCGCTGGAGACGGCTTTCTCGCGAGGGGCCGACTGGGCCGTGCTCCTGACGCAGGACACGCTCTTACCGCCGGACGCGTGCCGCCGCCTGGTCGAAGTCGCCCGGACAATCCCGCACCTGGCTGTGGCTGGCCCGGCGGTAGCGGACCAGATGACGGGCAAACTCCTATCCGTTGGTGAGCGCACTGAGCCGTGGTTGTTTGCCCTCCCGCGCTCACTCGTGCGCTATCGAAGGGTACGGCTGCCTTACCGAGATGTGGAGGGCGTCGTAGGTTGTTGCATGCTCTTGTCCCGAGCCGCCTGGACACATGTCAGGGGTTTTCGCGAGGATTTGTTTGCGTACTACGAGGAAGTGGACTTGTGCTTACGCGCGCGCCGCGCGGGCTACCGTGTGGTGCTGATCCCGAGTGTTCAGGTGAGCCACGCCGGTTGGAGGGGTTTTGGCGGGGGACTGACGCCTCTGAGTGCAAGGCTCAAAGCTCGCAACCTGATTCTTCTGGCACGGGCACATGTTCGCGGCTGGCAATGGGCCATCGTGGGACCGTCTGTGGCTGCGCTGTTTACAGCGAGCGCCTTGTGGTATTGCGGGCGGGGGCGGCGGGCGGTGGTGTGGTCTTTAGTCCAGGGGGTTTTAGACGGCCTTCGGGGCGCGAGCGGGCCGATCTGCGGACGCGTGTTGGATCGAAGCCGATGCGCATTGCCATAA
- a CDS encoding glycosyl transferase family 1: protein MRIAISAILGIRGGPARYAAELIRALAALPGSHELLVVCDDASALNAAGRPVREVVEIPLRHPWEQGFWEERAGAALRAKGVDVYHGTKGTLPVAVRIPRVVTVHDLAVFHQPESFAPLQRIHQKVLVPLSVRLAHRVIADSEHARQDLLRTLRTPHEKIAVVPLAASDVFHAEADSGDDEILRVFGVDRPYVLYAGTLQPRKHVESLVEAFVSLDLAPVRLVLVGRRRPGYAPSFLQSPPPGVHYLGEVPDRALAALYRHALAFCSPSGYEGFGLSFLEALACGCPVIAPRHSSIPEVVGEAALFLPAVDREAIAAALRRVCGDAALREQLRRKGIERARLFSWRRTAEQTLAVYREVVSG, encoded by the coding sequence ATGCGCATTGCCATAAGCGCCATTCTGGGCATTCGGGGCGGGCCGGCTCGCTACGCCGCGGAATTGATTCGAGCCCTGGCGGCACTGCCTGGGTCTCACGAGTTGTTGGTTGTTTGTGACGATGCAAGCGCGTTGAATGCTGCTGGCAGGCCAGTCAGGGAGGTCGTCGAGATACCTCTCCGGCATCCGTGGGAGCAGGGGTTTTGGGAAGAGCGTGCCGGAGCTGCTTTGCGAGCGAAGGGGGTGGACGTGTATCACGGAACCAAGGGAACGCTGCCTGTGGCGGTGCGTATCCCGAGAGTCGTTACGGTTCACGACCTCGCCGTTTTTCATCAGCCCGAATCGTTTGCCCCTCTGCAACGCATCCACCAGAAGGTGCTGGTCCCGTTGTCTGTCCGCCTGGCCCACCGGGTGATTGCCGATAGCGAACACGCCCGGCAAGATCTGCTCCGAACATTACGCACCCCCCACGAGAAAATCGCGGTAGTCCCTTTGGCTGCCAGCGACGTCTTTCACGCCGAAGCCGACTCAGGGGACGATGAGATTTTGCGTGTGTTCGGCGTGGACAGGCCTTACGTTCTCTACGCTGGTACGCTGCAGCCTCGCAAACATGTGGAATCCTTGGTCGAAGCTTTCGTGAGTCTGGACCTTGCTCCCGTTCGCTTAGTTTTGGTCGGGCGGCGTCGGCCCGGTTATGCACCTTCGTTTCTGCAAAGTCCCCCACCCGGGGTCCATTACTTGGGCGAGGTGCCCGATCGAGCCTTGGCTGCCTTGTACCGGCACGCACTGGCTTTTTGCAGTCCTTCGGGATACGAGGGGTTTGGGCTCTCCTTCCTGGAAGCTCTGGCTTGTGGCTGCCCCGTCATTGCACCGCGACATTCCTCCATTCCCGAAGTCGTTGGAGAGGCGGCGTTGTTCCTCCCGGCAGTGGATCGAGAGGCCATTGCCGCGGCACTCCGCCGTGTTTGTGGCGACGCCGCATTGCGGGAGCAGCTGCGTCGCAAGGGAATCGAACGGGCGCGGCTCTTTTCTTGGCGTCGCACGGCGGAGCAGACGCTAGCGGTGTATCGCGAAGTAGTGTCCGGTTAG
- a CDS encoding glycosyl transferase, with amino-acid sequence MRAYPKVGVVVVNWNGNDDTERCVESLLAVDYPNLEIIVVDNGSRQDPVPHLRERFPTVTCIRLPRNLGFTGGNNAGMRHALDAGAEYVFVLNNDTIVEPDVIRCAVDTAERDSRIAAVGVKILAWDDPTRIWVAYGHVTYRQGLVRLIGYYWPDDYRFTQERDVEWVPGTAMLLRRSALLDVGLFDDAFFAYHEDVDWCTTARQKGYRIVFAPHGRVYHKGHGSSGGRRFVSVRQYLAGRNMVLFVQKHGSVFQKIKFVSFQVCTLPLQYLRRSLTGEQEGVVLKVRGMLDALRDRPIPLVELGLREEEDR; translated from the coding sequence ATGCGGGCATATCCCAAGGTCGGCGTGGTTGTGGTGAATTGGAACGGAAACGACGACACCGAGCGTTGTGTCGAAAGCTTGCTGGCGGTGGACTACCCGAACCTGGAAATCATCGTGGTCGACAACGGAAGCCGCCAGGACCCCGTTCCGCATTTGCGCGAGCGCTTTCCCACGGTCACGTGTATCCGCTTGCCGAGGAACCTCGGTTTTACCGGAGGGAACAACGCGGGCATGCGTCATGCCCTCGATGCCGGTGCAGAGTACGTTTTCGTGCTGAACAACGATACCATCGTGGAGCCAGACGTTATCCGGTGCGCCGTGGATACCGCGGAGCGGGATTCGAGGATTGCCGCGGTCGGAGTGAAAATTCTCGCATGGGACGACCCGACCCGGATCTGGGTAGCGTATGGACATGTAACGTACCGCCAGGGACTGGTCCGCCTCATCGGGTACTACTGGCCGGATGATTACCGTTTTACCCAGGAGCGGGACGTCGAGTGGGTGCCAGGAACAGCCATGTTGCTGCGCCGCAGCGCTCTTTTGGATGTCGGGCTGTTTGACGATGCGTTTTTCGCGTATCACGAGGACGTAGACTGGTGTACGACGGCCAGGCAAAAAGGTTACCGCATTGTGTTTGCACCGCATGGCCGTGTGTATCACAAGGGACATGGGAGTTCGGGGGGACGTCGCTTTGTGAGCGTTCGCCAGTATCTGGCAGGGCGGAACATGGTTTTGTTCGTGCAGAAACATGGGAGTGTGTTCCAGAAAATTAAGTTTGTCTCCTTCCAGGTATGTACGCTGCCTTTGCAGTACCTGCGGCGCTCCCTCACGGGAGAGCAGGAAGGTGTTGTGTTGAAAGTGCGTGGGATGCTCGATGCGTTACGGGATCGGCCGATTCCATTGGTGGAACTGGGGCTGCGCGAGGAGGAAGATCGTTGA
- a CDS encoding rhamnosyltransferase — protein MRVVAVVVNWNRALLTRACVESLYRGTLRPDRCVIVDNGSPSDPRPYFEAIGIALDWVLLRENRGFAGGANTGMERALRLGADAVLLINNDAVAEPECLAELVQALERDASLAAVGAKTLTLETPPRIHTAYGVLTYHGPLVQQRGWMEPDVTKFNEFAFADYISGCAMLARAQALKTVGLFDSEFFAYHEDLEWCTRARRNGYRVAYVPTAVVRHHMHASTNGGGYSSPITYLSARNAILFVRKHAPLRLQAKYAVHLIVNLMKDGVLRWRRNELDGFRLRLQGVRDGLLRRPLPLEQLGLASRAEWHDENWGAQHA, from the coding sequence ATGCGGGTAGTGGCCGTTGTCGTGAACTGGAACCGTGCCTTACTGACGCGGGCGTGTGTCGAAAGCCTATACCGCGGTACGTTGCGACCCGATCGGTGCGTCATCGTGGACAATGGGTCGCCTTCGGACCCGCGCCCGTATTTCGAAGCCATAGGGATCGCGCTCGATTGGGTGCTGCTCCGGGAGAATCGAGGCTTTGCGGGCGGTGCCAACACGGGAATGGAGCGTGCGCTCCGCCTCGGAGCCGATGCCGTGTTGCTGATCAACAACGACGCTGTAGCCGAACCAGAATGCCTGGCAGAGTTGGTCCAAGCGCTGGAGCGAGATGCGTCCCTGGCTGCCGTCGGTGCCAAAACCCTGACCCTCGAAACTCCGCCCCGCATCCACACGGCTTACGGTGTTTTGACCTACCATGGTCCTTTGGTCCAACAGCGCGGCTGGATGGAGCCCGATGTGACGAAGTTCAACGAGTTTGCATTTGCGGACTACATCAGCGGATGTGCCATGTTGGCCCGCGCCCAGGCGTTGAAAACGGTCGGTTTGTTCGACAGCGAATTTTTCGCTTACCACGAAGACCTGGAATGGTGCACACGCGCGCGCCGCAACGGGTATCGCGTGGCGTACGTGCCGACCGCTGTCGTCCGCCATCACATGCACGCCTCAACGAATGGTGGCGGGTACTCCAGCCCGATTACATACTTATCCGCTCGCAATGCGATTTTATTTGTGCGCAAGCACGCTCCGCTGCGGTTGCAAGCCAAGTATGCGGTGCATCTGATCGTGAATCTGATGAAGGACGGTGTTTTGCGGTGGCGCCGCAACGAACTCGATGGGTTTCGGCTGCGACTGCAGGGGGTTCGCGATGGTTTGCTGCGGCGGCCGCTACCGTTGGAGCAGTTGGGGCTTGCGAGTCGCGCCGAGTGGCATGACGAGAATTGGGGAGCGCAGCATGCGTGA
- a CDS encoding glycosyl transferase, whose product MREPHVAVVILNWNGKEDVLRCLSTLPRIRYSNWSATVVDNASCDGSVEAIRERFPQQRVLVMERNLGFCGGNNRGIQDALRQGADYVLLLNNDTELHPDLLTELVRVAESDDRIGAVGAKNILLEDHSVVWGAYGELRYHRDLVHLVGSRVPDGPELTVVKDVDWIIGNGMMMRRAAIEAVGGFDEAFFGYHEDVDWCARARQAGFRIVYNGRAVIYHRGFGAANPARPRPFPVLYFLGRNSMLFARKHATPAQFCKFVTLFTLGVAWWVVAGLFRGDRIKSYLWLVRGFVDGMTGRLPLRELGLQ is encoded by the coding sequence ATGCGTGAGCCGCACGTTGCGGTGGTGATCTTGAACTGGAACGGGAAGGAAGATGTGCTGCGGTGCCTCTCGACGCTTCCCCGGATTCGCTACTCGAACTGGAGCGCCACTGTCGTGGACAACGCGTCCTGCGATGGCAGTGTCGAGGCCATCCGCGAGCGCTTCCCGCAACAGCGGGTGTTGGTCATGGAAAGAAACTTGGGCTTTTGCGGGGGCAACAACCGGGGTATCCAAGACGCACTGCGACAGGGCGCCGACTATGTACTGTTGCTCAATAACGACACGGAATTGCATCCGGATCTGTTAACGGAGCTCGTGCGGGTGGCCGAAAGCGACGATCGGATCGGTGCGGTGGGTGCGAAAAACATCCTCTTAGAAGACCACAGCGTTGTTTGGGGCGCGTATGGGGAGCTTCGCTACCACCGCGACTTGGTTCATTTGGTCGGCTCGCGGGTGCCCGATGGGCCGGAACTCACCGTCGTCAAGGACGTGGACTGGATCATTGGGAACGGGATGATGATGCGGCGGGCGGCCATCGAAGCGGTGGGCGGCTTCGATGAAGCGTTTTTCGGATATCACGAGGATGTGGATTGGTGTGCCCGCGCGCGCCAAGCCGGCTTTCGCATTGTGTACAACGGACGTGCCGTGATTTACCACCGCGGGTTTGGTGCAGCGAATCCGGCGCGGCCCCGGCCGTTCCCGGTCCTCTATTTTCTAGGTCGAAACAGCATGTTGTTCGCGCGCAAGCACGCCACGCCGGCACAGTTCTGCAAATTTGTGACCTTGTTCACGCTCGGGGTCGCGTGGTGGGTTGTTGCCGGCCTCTTTCGGGGTGATCGAATCAAATCATACCTTTGGCTCGTGCGCGGCTTTGTGGATGGCATGACGGGCCGCCTTCCACTGCGCGAACTTGGCCTACAATAG